A single window of Treponema primitia ZAS-1 DNA harbors:
- a CDS encoding ABC transporter ATP-binding protein, producing the protein MLEIKNLYSGYDGVDVIHDISLRAEKGEFLCILGPNGCGKSTLLKSIARILSYRGNIIVDNREVSSYNRRDLAKKIALMGQNSEIYFPYSVYDTVSLGRYAHTEGFLKSLSVEDREIITDILKQLGIFNEKDRMINELSGGQLQRVFLARTLAQNPDIILLDEPTNHLDLKHQVELLQYLISWAKANNRTVIGVLHDLNLARSFADTTTIMADGKLISYGDPETVLNGETLKAVYGMDIRKFMLESLENWRNTHV; encoded by the coding sequence ATGCTGGAAATAAAAAACCTGTATAGCGGATACGATGGGGTCGATGTTATTCATGATATCAGTCTCAGGGCGGAGAAGGGGGAATTTCTCTGTATCCTTGGACCTAACGGCTGTGGCAAGAGTACCCTGCTAAAGTCCATTGCCCGGATACTGAGCTACCGGGGAAACATCATTGTTGATAACCGGGAGGTATCTTCCTACAACAGAAGGGATCTGGCTAAAAAAATAGCCCTCATGGGTCAGAATTCGGAAATATATTTTCCCTACAGTGTTTATGATACGGTTTCTCTGGGACGTTATGCCCATACAGAGGGGTTTCTGAAAAGTCTTTCCGTAGAGGACAGGGAAATTATCACGGACATTCTCAAACAGCTGGGGATCTTCAATGAGAAGGATAGGATGATAAATGAGCTTTCCGGCGGCCAATTGCAGCGGGTATTTTTAGCCCGGACCCTGGCGCAGAACCCTGATATCATTCTGTTGGATGAACCGACCAATCATCTGGACCTGAAACATCAGGTAGAATTACTGCAATATTTGATAAGTTGGGCAAAGGCTAATAACAGAACGGTTATAGGTGTACTGCATGACCTTAATCTGGCGCGCAGTTTTGCGGACACCACTACGATTATGGCTGATGGAAAACTTATTTCCTATGGTGATCCTGAAACGGTTCTGAACGGAGAAACTCTAAAGGCGGTGTATGGTATGGACATCCGGAAGTTCATGCTGGAATCTCTGGAAAATTGGCGGAATACCCATGTCTGA